The following are encoded together in the Takifugu flavidus isolate HTHZ2018 chromosome 22, ASM371156v2, whole genome shotgun sequence genome:
- the trmu gene encoding mitochondrial tRNA-specific 2-thiouridylase 1 isoform X1 codes for MGVVRHVVCAMSGGVDSSVAALLLKRRGYNVTGVFMKNWDPLDERGVCTTEKDCEDAYKVCQILDLPFHQVSYVKEYWHKVFSDLLNEYEKGRTPNPDILCNKHIKFNHFYKHAINTLGADAVATGHYARTSQEDEEVFEQKHKASPTTLFRDRFETRNPVRLHKGADHLKDQTFFLSQISQDALRQTLFPLAGLTKDFVKKIAAEAGFQHVLKRKEFGVLCCQSMGICFIGERNFENFILEYLEPKPGNLVSIEDGTVRGTHRGWFTLTLGQRARIGGQRDAWFVVDKDITTGDVFVAPNTNHPALYRDTLRTDRFHWVAVDPPPELARTQMMECHFRFIHQMPLTPCTVTLNLDGSVWISLSHSVRALTPGQYAVLYKGDECLGSGKIIQLGPSEYTLKRGRERLAAAALLKEQERPE; via the exons ATGGGGGTTGTTCGACACGTCGTGTGCGCCATGTCCGGTGGCGTTGACAGCTCCGTTGCAGCCTTACTACTAAAGAGAAGAG GCTACAATGTCACGGGAGTATTTATGAAGAATTGGGACCCGTTGGATGAACGCGGGGTGTGCACCACAGAAAAAGACTGTGAGGATGCCTACAAAGTCTGTCAGATCCTGGACCTCCCCTTCCATCAAGTGTCTTATGTCAAAGAGTACTGGCACAAGGTTTTTAG TGACCTATTAAATGAATACGAGAAGGGACGAACACCAAACCCAGACATACTCTGCAACAAACACATTAAGTTCAACCATTTTTACAAGCATGCTATCAACACTCTGG GTGCTGATGCTGTGGCAACGGGACACTACGCCAGGACGTCACAGGAAGACGAAGAGGTGTTTGAACAGAAGCACAAAGCCAGTCCCACCACGCTTTTCAGGGATCGATTTGAGACCAGAAATC CTGTCAggttgcacaaaggagcagatcaCCTTAAAGACCAGACGTTTTTCCTCAGTCAGATCTCCCAGGATGCCTTGCGGCAAACTCTTTTCCCACTGGCTGGACTCACCAAAGATTTTGTGAAGAAAATAGCTGCTGAGGCAGGTTTTCAACATgtgctgaagagaaaagag tttggtgttttgtgttgtCAGAGTATGGGCATCTGCTTCATTGGCGAAAGAAACTTCGAAAACTTCATTTTAGAG TATTTAGAACCTAAACCAGGAAACCTTGTCTCCATCGAGGATGGGACGGTCAGAGGAACTcatagag GCTGGTTCACTTTGACACTGGGCCAGAGGGCGAGGATAGGAGGACAGAGGGATGCCTGGTTTGTGGTGGACAAGGACATCACCACTGGAGACGTGTTTGTG GCTCCCAACACCAATCACCCGGCTCTTTACCGCGACACCTTGCGGACGGACCGTTTCCACTGGGTTGCCGTTGACCCGCCTCCTGAGctggccaggacccagatgatGGAGTGTCACTTCCGCTTCATCCACCAGATGCCGCTCA CGCCGTGCACTGTGACGCTAAACCTGGATGGCTCTGTGTGGATCTCATTATCCCACTCTGTGAGGGCTCTGACACCTGGACAG TATGCTGTGCTCTACAAAGGAGACGAGTGCCTGGGAAGCGGGAAGATCATTCAGCTGGGGCCCAGTGAATACACACTCAAGAGGGGAAGGGAGCGTCTGGCAGCAGCCGCGCTGctgaaggagcaggagaggccAGAATGA
- the trmu gene encoding mitochondrial tRNA-specific 2-thiouridylase 1 isoform X2: MGVVRHVVCAMSGGVDSSVAALLLKRRGYNVTGVFMKNWDPLDERGVCTTEKDCEDAYKVCQILDLPFHQVSYVKEYWHKVFSDLLNEYEKGRTPNPDILCNKHIKFNHFYKHAINTLGADAVATGHYARTSQEDEEVFEQKHKASPTTLFRDRFETRNPVRLHKGADHLKDQTFFLSQISQDALRQTLFPLAGLTKDFVKKIAAEAGFQHVLKRKESMGICFIGERNFENFILEYLEPKPGNLVSIEDGTVRGTHRGWFTLTLGQRARIGGQRDAWFVVDKDITTGDVFVAPNTNHPALYRDTLRTDRFHWVAVDPPPELARTQMMECHFRFIHQMPLTPCTVTLNLDGSVWISLSHSVRALTPGQYAVLYKGDECLGSGKIIQLGPSEYTLKRGRERLAAAALLKEQERPE, encoded by the exons ATGGGGGTTGTTCGACACGTCGTGTGCGCCATGTCCGGTGGCGTTGACAGCTCCGTTGCAGCCTTACTACTAAAGAGAAGAG GCTACAATGTCACGGGAGTATTTATGAAGAATTGGGACCCGTTGGATGAACGCGGGGTGTGCACCACAGAAAAAGACTGTGAGGATGCCTACAAAGTCTGTCAGATCCTGGACCTCCCCTTCCATCAAGTGTCTTATGTCAAAGAGTACTGGCACAAGGTTTTTAG TGACCTATTAAATGAATACGAGAAGGGACGAACACCAAACCCAGACATACTCTGCAACAAACACATTAAGTTCAACCATTTTTACAAGCATGCTATCAACACTCTGG GTGCTGATGCTGTGGCAACGGGACACTACGCCAGGACGTCACAGGAAGACGAAGAGGTGTTTGAACAGAAGCACAAAGCCAGTCCCACCACGCTTTTCAGGGATCGATTTGAGACCAGAAATC CTGTCAggttgcacaaaggagcagatcaCCTTAAAGACCAGACGTTTTTCCTCAGTCAGATCTCCCAGGATGCCTTGCGGCAAACTCTTTTCCCACTGGCTGGACTCACCAAAGATTTTGTGAAGAAAATAGCTGCTGAGGCAGGTTTTCAACATgtgctgaagagaaaagag AGTATGGGCATCTGCTTCATTGGCGAAAGAAACTTCGAAAACTTCATTTTAGAG TATTTAGAACCTAAACCAGGAAACCTTGTCTCCATCGAGGATGGGACGGTCAGAGGAACTcatagag GCTGGTTCACTTTGACACTGGGCCAGAGGGCGAGGATAGGAGGACAGAGGGATGCCTGGTTTGTGGTGGACAAGGACATCACCACTGGAGACGTGTTTGTG GCTCCCAACACCAATCACCCGGCTCTTTACCGCGACACCTTGCGGACGGACCGTTTCCACTGGGTTGCCGTTGACCCGCCTCCTGAGctggccaggacccagatgatGGAGTGTCACTTCCGCTTCATCCACCAGATGCCGCTCA CGCCGTGCACTGTGACGCTAAACCTGGATGGCTCTGTGTGGATCTCATTATCCCACTCTGTGAGGGCTCTGACACCTGGACAG TATGCTGTGCTCTACAAAGGAGACGAGTGCCTGGGAAGCGGGAAGATCATTCAGCTGGGGCCCAGTGAATACACACTCAAGAGGGGAAGGGAGCGTCTGGCAGCAGCCGCGCTGctgaaggagcaggagaggccAGAATGA